A part of Cottoperca gobio chromosome 4, fCotGob3.1, whole genome shotgun sequence genomic DNA contains:
- the fam78bb gene encoding protein FAM78B: MHGLIVLILVESQSAVPFPRPGRLTWLLLTLTFTCTAMGCIQSIACNKSRIKRENIVVYDLSATIDHCPTVIEENSPIVLRYKTPYFKASARIVMPPIPRNETWVVGWIQACTQMEFYNTYGDVGMSSWELPQLREGLVRAISDSDGVSYPWYGNTTETVSIVGPTSKPSRFIVSMNDNFYPSVTWAVPVSESNTPLLTNIKRDQSFTTWLVALNTTSREKILLHTIKWRMRVDIAVDPCLPLGSRARLVGRVHQDQPRVLTRMEPIPPNAMGRPNANDAQVLMWRPRRGPPLVVIPPK, translated from the exons ATGCACGGCCTCATAGTGTTGATACTGGTCGAGTCCCAGTCAGCAGTGCCGTTCCCCAGGCCTGGCAGGCTCACCTGGCTGCTCCTGACCCTCACCTTTACCTGCACAGCCATGGGCTGCATCCAGAGCATCGCCTGTAATAAGTCACGCATCAAACGGGAGAACATCGTGGTGTACGACCTGTCCGCCACCATAGACCACTGCCCGACTGTCATTGAGGAGAACTCGCCCATAGTGCTTCGATACAAGACGCCCTATTTCAAAGCCTCGGCGCGGATTGTGATGCCCCCCATTCCGCGCAATGAGACATGGGTGGTGGGCTGGATCCAGGCGTGCACCCAGATGGAATTTTACAACACCTATGGAGACGTCGGCAT GTCTAGCTGGGAGCTGCCTCAGCTACGAGAAGGCCTGGTGAGGGCCATCAGCGACTCAGACGGTGTGAGCTACCCTTGGTATGGAAACACAACAGAGACTGTCAGCATAGTGGGCCCCACCTCCAAGCCATCCCGCTTCATCGTTAGCATGAATGACAATTTTTACCCAAGCGTCACCTGGGCTGTGCCAGTCAGTGAATCCAACACGCCCTTACTGACTAACATCAAAAGAGACCAGAGCTTCACCACTTGGCTGGTGGCGCTCAACACCACGTCCAGAGAAAAGATCCTGCTCCACACCATCAAGTGGAGGATGAGGGTCGATATCGCGGTGGATCCGTGCCTGCCTCTGGGCTCCAGGGCCAGGCTGGTGGGCCGGGTGCACCAGGACCAACCGCGGGTGCTGACACGCATGGAGCCCATCCCTCCTAACGCCATGGGGAGGCCCAACGCCAACGACGCCCAGGTTCTGATGTGGAGGCCGAGGAGAGGCCCTCCGCTTGTTGTCATACCACCCAAGTAG